Part of the Ignavibacterium album JCM 16511 genome, TACAGCAGGTGTAGGATTGCTATGGGGCAATCTGAAATTTGATTACTCTTATATACCATTTTCACTGGGTATTGGTAGTGCGAATTTATTCTCGCTCGGCTTCAAATTCTGATTTTATTTATGCAGGATGAATTAAAAAATTTTGATTATCTCAATCATTATAAAACTGATGCTGAAGAGTTTGATTATTTCGAAAATAGAATAGGTGCTGCCGAGCATGAAGAACGTAGAGTGCGTGAAGTAATACTCTCACAAGTTGATAAAAATGTAAAAACAATTTTAGATGTTGGTTGTGGTTCGGGTTGGGTTGCCAAGGAGTTTCTGAAAAAGAATATTAAAGTAATATCGCTTGATATTTCAAAGTCAAACCCACAAAAAGTGAAAGAACTTTATCCATCTCAAAATCATTATCAGATTGTTGCTGACTCATTCAAGCTTCCGTTTCACTCAAACTCGATTGATTGTGTTATCGCTTCTGAAATTATTGAACATGTTGTTGAGCCTAAATTGTTTCTGAAAGAATTATTCAGAGTTGTCAGCAGAGATGGAAGGCTAATTATTTCAACACCGTACAAAGAGAAAATAAGATATGTTTTATGTATTCACTGCAATGAAAAAACGCCGGTTAATGCTCACCTTCATTCATTTGACGAAAATATTCTCAGAGATTTGTACAACCGAGATGATTTTAAAAAATTCTCAAGTATTATTTTCGGTAATAAAGCTTTGATCTATTTAAGAACTCATATTCTGCTGAAATACCTTCCTTTATCATTGTGGCTTGCTGTGGACTGGCTGGCAAATAAAATTTATAACAAACCACTTCATATTGTTAGTGTCTACCAAAAGT contains:
- a CDS encoding class I SAM-dependent methyltransferase, yielding MQDELKNFDYLNHYKTDAEEFDYFENRIGAAEHEERRVREVILSQVDKNVKTILDVGCGSGWVAKEFLKKNIKVISLDISKSNPQKVKELYPSQNHYQIVADSFKLPFHSNSIDCVIASEIIEHVVEPKLFLKELFRVVSRDGRLIISTPYKEKIRYVLCIHCNEKTPVNAHLHSFDENILRDLYNRDDFKKFSSIIFGNKALIYLRTHILLKYLPLSLWLAVDWLANKIYNKPLHIVSVYQK